One window from the genome of Pseudonocardia hierapolitana encodes:
- a CDS encoding class I SAM-dependent methyltransferase → MYEHVLGRAEIGPGKKVLDCGCGAGRFARMAADRGARVAGIDAAQQLVAIAAKRVPGGDFRTGDLEALPWPDDAVDVATGFSSFQFADDKIRALIEAGRVSRDLVVVVIPARVPESGIAAVFKPLFPLFPPEALESMKHSGMFALSQPGELDDLLAATGLVVHDDDEVDCRVRFDDTDTAVRALIGAGPTQLAIHRSGAHTVAQAMHEALTPFIEPGGRVTLPAWFRAVIARTENER, encoded by the coding sequence GTGTACGAACACGTTCTCGGCCGGGCCGAGATCGGACCGGGGAAGAAGGTGCTGGACTGCGGATGCGGCGCCGGGCGCTTCGCGCGAATGGCCGCTGACCGCGGCGCGCGCGTCGCAGGCATCGACGCGGCACAGCAGCTCGTCGCCATCGCAGCAAAGCGGGTGCCGGGCGGGGACTTTCGAACGGGCGATCTCGAGGCGCTGCCGTGGCCCGATGACGCAGTCGATGTGGCGACCGGATTCAGCTCCTTCCAGTTCGCCGACGACAAGATCCGCGCCCTGATCGAGGCCGGCCGGGTATCGCGCGATCTCGTGGTCGTGGTCATCCCCGCACGGGTGCCGGAGTCGGGCATCGCGGCGGTGTTCAAGCCCCTGTTCCCGCTGTTCCCGCCCGAGGCGCTGGAGAGCATGAAGCACAGCGGCATGTTCGCCCTCTCCCAACCGGGCGAACTCGACGACCTCCTGGCAGCGACCGGGCTGGTTGTTCACGATGACGACGAGGTCGACTGCCGCGTGCGCTTCGACGACACCGACACCGCGGTGCGGGCTCTCATCGGAGCAGGTCCGACGCAACTCGCGATCCACCGGTCGGGCGCGCACACCGTCGCCCAGGCGATGCACGAGGCGCTGACTCCCTTCATCGAGCCGGGCGGCCGGGTCACACTCCCAGCCTGGTTCCGAGCCGTGATCGCCAGAACCGAGAACGAGCGATAG
- a CDS encoding LuxR family transcriptional regulator, which yields MVEQAAADGASGTTLEALGEALYLEREYAAAAGCYERAYVAYRRERQVIAAGRAARTVAWIVGNVLGDWAVQSGWLGRFRRILAEVGEDSSEHGWALIYESFAEPDALARENLLRDAIAIGRRLGDPDVEFEALVCLGGVFLMTGRAEQGLGMIDEALAAVCAGEVAETATVDSIFCLFFWACELVTDVPRADQWMRRAAKLVQRHNVAGAFCRAHYGGILTAAGRWEEAEVQLVESTRLFDVGMPRAAALIRLADLRLRQGRLEEAAQLLAGLDTHPDAARTLAALHLACGETALARDLLERCTAGSDDAVPRVGETTRLGPLLAVLVDVHLAEGDLDSAERAARRLGRLAEAQRGPYLAAAAALARGRVCVASGQGDARGCLHSALDGFARAQLPMELATTRLELARAMEGLSPEVAVAAAKAALEAFERQGAARHADVAAALLRSLGAPVRTGPKGVGALTKRETEVLQLIGIGLSNVEIGERLFITRKTVEHHVGNTLAKLGLRNRAEAAAYVARHKPAGN from the coding sequence GTGGTCGAGCAGGCCGCCGCCGACGGCGCATCGGGCACGACCCTCGAAGCCCTGGGTGAGGCGCTGTACCTGGAGCGGGAGTATGCCGCCGCCGCCGGCTGCTACGAGCGGGCGTACGTCGCCTACCGACGCGAGCGCCAGGTCATCGCCGCCGGCCGCGCGGCACGCACCGTGGCGTGGATCGTCGGGAACGTGCTCGGCGACTGGGCCGTGCAGAGCGGGTGGCTCGGGCGATTCCGCCGCATCCTGGCCGAGGTCGGCGAGGACAGCTCCGAGCACGGCTGGGCGCTGATATACGAATCTTTCGCGGAACCGGACGCACTGGCGCGGGAGAACCTGCTGCGCGACGCGATCGCGATCGGGCGCAGGCTCGGCGACCCCGACGTCGAGTTCGAGGCGTTGGTGTGCCTCGGCGGGGTGTTCCTCATGACCGGTCGGGCCGAGCAGGGGCTCGGCATGATCGACGAGGCGCTGGCGGCGGTCTGCGCAGGCGAGGTGGCCGAGACCGCCACCGTCGATTCGATCTTCTGCTTGTTCTTCTGGGCATGCGAGCTGGTCACCGACGTCCCGCGGGCCGACCAGTGGATGCGCCGCGCGGCGAAGCTCGTGCAGCGGCACAACGTCGCCGGCGCCTTCTGCCGCGCCCACTACGGCGGCATCCTGACCGCGGCCGGACGCTGGGAGGAGGCGGAGGTTCAGCTCGTCGAGTCCACCCGGCTGTTCGACGTCGGTATGCCGCGTGCTGCGGCGTTGATCCGCCTGGCGGACCTACGCCTGCGGCAGGGGCGGCTGGAGGAGGCCGCCCAGCTCCTCGCAGGCCTCGACACCCATCCGGACGCGGCCCGCACACTTGCTGCCCTGCACCTGGCCTGCGGCGAGACGGCGCTGGCCCGGGATCTGCTGGAGCGGTGCACCGCCGGTTCGGACGACGCCGTGCCCCGGGTCGGGGAGACGACCAGACTCGGCCCGCTGCTCGCGGTGCTCGTCGACGTCCATCTCGCCGAGGGCGACCTCGACAGCGCCGAGCGGGCCGCCCGCCGTCTGGGCCGTCTCGCCGAGGCGCAGCGCGGGCCCTACCTCGCGGCGGCCGCCGCGCTGGCCAGGGGGCGCGTGTGCGTGGCCAGCGGGCAGGGCGACGCCCGCGGCTGCCTCCACTCGGCATTGGACGGCTTTGCACGGGCACAGCTACCGATGGAGCTGGCGACCACCAGGCTGGAACTGGCGCGGGCGATGGAGGGGCTCTCCCCCGAAGTCGCCGTCGCAGCGGCGAAGGCGGCGCTCGAGGCCTTCGAGCGGCAGGGCGCCGCCCGGCACGCCGACGTCGCCGCAGCGCTGCTCCGGTCGCTCGGTGCGCCCGTCCGGACCGGCCCCAAGGGGGTCGGCGCGCTGACGAAACGGGAGACCGAGGTCCTCCAGCTGATCGGCATCGGGCTGTCCAACGTCGAGATCGGCGAGCGGCTGTTCATCACCCGCAAGACGGTCGAGCACCACGTCGGCAACACGCTCGCCAAGCTCGGGCTGCGCAACCGCGCCGAGGCGGCCGCCTATGTCGCCCGGCACAAACCAGCCGGGAACTGA
- a CDS encoding methyltransferase, with protein sequence MSSDESGAPLRAHMMQLTWGSMVSQAISVAADLGVVDALAAGPRRVDEIATTVGADASSLYRLLRALGDVGVVEELDGRRFATTPLGDLLRSDVADSLREWAIMVGRPFHRMAWTGLLGGVRTGEPAFEQVHGASCWDHVRDQAEDGRIIDAAMTVASSRSLAAIAGEYDFGAAGMVVDVGGGRGGLIAAILAANPGVRGVLFDLPHVVAGQIVEATGVGDRCEYIGGSFFEEVPAGGDVYVLANIIHDWDDERAAEILRNCGNAMKPGGRILLAEAVLPDTLEASPAKLMDLEMLVMNVRGARQRTATEYRELFTRAGLQMSGIVDRIGPFDLVEAVATERCG encoded by the coding sequence ATGTCCAGCGACGAGTCGGGGGCGCCGCTCAGGGCGCACATGATGCAGTTGACGTGGGGCTCCATGGTTTCTCAGGCCATCAGCGTTGCGGCCGATCTCGGGGTGGTCGACGCGCTGGCGGCTGGTCCGCGTCGGGTGGATGAGATCGCGACGACCGTCGGGGCGGACGCGTCGAGCCTGTACCGGCTGCTGCGGGCGCTCGGGGACGTCGGGGTGGTCGAGGAGCTCGACGGGCGGCGGTTCGCCACGACCCCACTCGGCGACCTGCTGCGTAGCGACGTGGCGGACTCGCTGCGCGAGTGGGCGATCATGGTCGGCAGGCCGTTCCACCGCATGGCGTGGACCGGCCTGCTGGGTGGCGTGCGGACCGGGGAGCCGGCTTTCGAGCAGGTACACGGCGCATCCTGCTGGGACCACGTCCGCGATCAGGCGGAGGACGGGCGGATCATCGACGCCGCCATGACCGTGGCGTCGAGCCGCTCTCTGGCGGCGATCGCCGGCGAGTACGACTTCGGGGCGGCCGGCATGGTGGTGGACGTCGGCGGTGGGCGGGGTGGGCTGATCGCCGCCATCCTGGCGGCAAATCCCGGCGTTCGCGGGGTGCTGTTCGACCTGCCCCACGTGGTGGCCGGCCAGATCGTGGAGGCGACCGGCGTCGGAGACCGCTGTGAATACATCGGCGGCAGCTTCTTCGAGGAGGTGCCGGCCGGTGGGGACGTGTACGTGCTCGCCAACATCATCCACGATTGGGACGACGAACGCGCGGCGGAGATCCTGCGGAACTGCGGCAATGCGATGAAGCCCGGTGGCCGGATTCTGCTCGCCGAGGCGGTGCTCCCGGACACGCTGGAGGCGTCGCCGGCGAAGCTGATGGATCTGGAGATGCTCGTCATGAACGTCCGCGGAGCGCGGCAGCGCACGGCGACCGAATATCGCGAGCTGTTCACGCGCGCCGGTCTGCAGATGTCGGGGATCGTCGACCGCATCGGGCCGTTCGACCTGGTCGAGGCCGTCGCCACGGAGCGATGCGGCTGA
- the dapA gene encoding 4-hydroxy-tetrahydrodipicolinate synthase: MRFRSDPARITGSIAPLVTPFTDAGDVDHEALRTLVRWQLAAGSHGISLGGSTGEPSAQSIAERAEGFRTVAAEIGDRVPFLPGTGSEKLAETLELTAAARDAGADAALVITPYYARPTQEALYVWYSTVAREFPDLPIVAYNVPSRTAVDIAPETVGRLFRDHDNFVGVKETTKDFEHFSRVLHAAGPDLLVWSGIELLCLPLLPLGGAGFVSALANIAPAAVAQMYEAAVAGDAQRAREIHYGVHPLVDLLFVETNPAPAKWLMKERGLIGSDHVRSPLIPLTESGQRRVRALAAAAEQYLTPVALPAETHTEVTA; encoded by the coding sequence CCGGATCACCGGCTCGATCGCGCCACTGGTCACCCCGTTCACCGACGCGGGGGACGTGGACCACGAGGCCCTGCGCACCCTCGTGCGCTGGCAGCTCGCCGCGGGCTCGCACGGCATCTCGCTGGGCGGATCGACGGGCGAGCCGTCGGCGCAGTCGATCGCCGAGCGCGCGGAGGGCTTCCGCACCGTCGCCGCCGAGATCGGCGACCGCGTGCCGTTCCTCCCCGGCACCGGTTCGGAGAAGCTCGCCGAGACCCTTGAACTGACCGCCGCCGCCCGCGACGCCGGGGCGGACGCCGCGCTCGTCATCACCCCGTACTACGCGCGGCCGACGCAGGAAGCGCTGTACGTCTGGTACTCGACGGTCGCGCGCGAGTTCCCGGACCTCCCGATCGTGGCCTACAACGTCCCGTCGCGCACCGCCGTCGACATCGCCCCCGAGACGGTCGGGCGCCTGTTCCGCGACCACGACAACTTCGTCGGGGTCAAGGAGACGACCAAGGACTTCGAGCACTTCTCCCGCGTGCTGCACGCCGCGGGCCCCGACCTGCTCGTCTGGTCCGGGATCGAGCTGCTGTGCCTGCCGCTCCTGCCGTTGGGCGGCGCCGGGTTCGTCTCGGCGCTGGCCAACATCGCCCCGGCCGCCGTCGCGCAGATGTACGAGGCCGCCGTCGCGGGCGACGCGCAGCGGGCCCGCGAGATCCACTACGGCGTGCACCCGCTGGTGGACCTGCTGTTCGTCGAGACCAACCCGGCCCCGGCCAAGTGGCTGATGAAGGAGCGCGGGCTGATCGGGAGCGACCACGTCCGGTCCCCGCTGATCCCGCTCACCGAGAGCGGGCAGCGACGCGTCCGCGCTCTCGCCGCGGCCGCCGAGCAGTACCTGACCCCCGTCGCGCTCCCTGCCGAGACGCACACCGAGGTGACCGCATGA
- the hpaD gene encoding 3,4-dihydroxyphenylacetate 2,3-dioxygenase, which translates to MTSVPPPDVIRCAYAELVVTDLAAARWFYVDLLGLVVTAEEPDALYLRAFEEYLHHSLVLRQGETAACARLAYRVRSAAEVDRAEAYYRALGVRVERVPAGATRGIGEAVRIEDPLGFPVEFFFDAEHVERLTQRYDLHGAGAISRLDHFNVVTPDVPAAQRYYEGLGFTVSEDIEDAAGTVYATWMYRKPTVHDIALTGGDGPRMHHIAFATHERSQILHLCDHLGAARRPDMIERGPGRHGVSNAFYLYLRDPDGHRIEIYTHDYYTGDPDNPVVRWDVHDNQRRDWWGNPVVPSWYAEASTVLDLDGTPRALQERTEAREADVTIGADGFSYTRAGEAPREFKLGNQV; encoded by the coding sequence ATGACGTCCGTGCCGCCGCCCGATGTGATCCGCTGCGCCTACGCCGAGCTCGTGGTCACCGATCTCGCCGCGGCCAGGTGGTTCTACGTTGACCTGCTCGGGCTGGTCGTCACCGCCGAGGAGCCCGACGCGCTCTACCTGCGCGCCTTCGAGGAGTACCTGCACCACTCGCTCGTGCTGCGCCAGGGGGAGACGGCCGCCTGCGCGCGGCTGGCCTACCGGGTGCGTTCGGCCGCCGAGGTCGATCGCGCCGAGGCCTACTACCGGGCTCTGGGCGTCCGCGTCGAGCGGGTACCGGCGGGGGCGACCCGGGGGATCGGCGAGGCCGTCCGGATCGAGGACCCGCTGGGCTTCCCCGTGGAGTTCTTCTTCGACGCCGAGCACGTGGAGCGCCTCACCCAGCGCTACGACCTGCACGGCGCCGGCGCGATCAGCCGCCTGGACCACTTCAACGTGGTGACGCCCGACGTCCCCGCGGCCCAGCGCTACTACGAGGGCCTCGGGTTCACGGTGTCCGAGGACATCGAGGACGCTGCGGGCACGGTGTACGCGACCTGGATGTACCGCAAACCGACCGTGCACGACATCGCCCTCACCGGCGGCGACGGCCCCCGCATGCACCACATCGCCTTCGCCACACATGAGCGCAGCCAGATCCTGCACCTGTGCGACCACCTCGGGGCGGCGCGCCGCCCGGACATGATCGAGCGCGGGCCGGGCCGCCACGGTGTGTCCAACGCGTTCTACCTCTACCTGCGCGACCCGGACGGGCACCGCATCGAGATCTACACCCACGACTACTACACCGGTGACCCGGACAACCCGGTGGTCCGCTGGGACGTGCACGACAACCAGCGCCGCGACTGGTGGGGCAACCCGGTCGTCCCGTCCTGGTACGCCGAGGCGTCGACCGTGCTCGACCTCGACGGCACGCCACGTGCGCTGCAGGAACGCACGGAAGCGCGCGAGGCCGACGTGACGATCGGGGCGGACGGGTTCTCCTACACCCGCGCCGGGGAGGCTCCTCGTGAGTTCAAGCTCGGCAACCAGGTGTAG
- a CDS encoding helix-turn-helix domain-containing protein — protein MGVQFSTDDVQDDERYDYWLHRHRDALDTDLRLLTGRHPWFRARCAIHTLGAVEAAILSYGGSPALTAGEARRTAGYPDQLDAYEIKFSIACEQFVVTQDGRQAELRPGDFAIVDMTRPSSAMASGRGPKRVVSLTLPRGTLPLPQSEVAKLTAVPVSGRHGTAALVSTLLRQITTDAAAYDPAEATPVSTAVIDLIATTFAARLDRRPALPPDAQRNMLLRRIYAHIDQHLGDPGLSPTAIAAAHHISLRQLHKFFEPEPHTVAEWIRRRRLDRCRRDLTDPALATRSIGAIAARWGFADATNFHRLFRAAHGTPPGAYRRLMSEQ, from the coding sequence GTGGGCGTCCAGTTCAGTACCGACGACGTGCAGGACGACGAGCGCTACGACTACTGGCTGCACCGCCACCGGGACGCTCTCGACACCGACCTCCGCCTCCTCACCGGTCGGCACCCTTGGTTCCGCGCCCGCTGCGCGATCCACACCCTCGGGGCGGTGGAAGCCGCCATCCTCTCCTATGGAGGTAGCCCGGCCCTCACCGCAGGCGAAGCCCGCCGCACCGCCGGGTACCCGGACCAGCTGGACGCGTACGAGATCAAGTTCTCCATCGCGTGCGAACAGTTCGTCGTGACCCAGGACGGCAGGCAGGCCGAGCTGCGCCCGGGCGACTTCGCGATCGTCGACATGACCCGGCCCTCGTCGGCGATGGCGAGCGGCCGCGGGCCCAAGCGCGTGGTCTCGCTGACGCTACCCCGTGGGACGCTGCCGCTGCCGCAGAGCGAGGTCGCCAAGCTCACCGCCGTACCCGTCTCCGGGCGGCACGGCACCGCTGCGCTGGTGTCCACGCTGCTGCGGCAGATCACCACCGATGCAGCCGCCTACGACCCTGCCGAAGCGACCCCGGTGTCCACCGCGGTGATCGACCTGATCGCCACCACATTTGCCGCGCGGCTGGACCGGCGGCCTGCGCTCCCGCCCGACGCGCAGCGCAACATGCTGCTGCGGCGCATCTACGCCCACATCGACCAACACCTCGGCGACCCCGGGCTGTCCCCGACCGCGATCGCCGCCGCACACCACATCTCCCTCCGACAGCTGCACAAGTTCTTCGAGCCCGAACCGCACACCGTCGCCGAGTGGATACGCCGGCGACGGTTGGACCGGTGCCGCCGTGACCTGACCGACCCGGCCCTGGCCACCCGGTCGATCGGCGCGATCGCCGCGCGGTGGGGATTCGCCGACGCGACCAACTTCCACCGGCTGTTCCGCGCCGCGCACGGAACACCCCCCGGCGCATACCGGCGGCTGATGAGCGAGCAGTAG
- a CDS encoding NADP-dependent oxidoreductase, with protein sequence MKAVRFHEYGDPAVLRYEDVEQPVPGAGEVRIRVAATSFNSVDGNIRGGFMRGPIPVVLPHTPGLDVAGTVDALGEGVDGVEVGDEVVGFLPMDGNGAAAEYVLAPAAVLTPAPKSVPLPDAAALPVVGLTAWQALFDHGKLQAGQRVLINGAGGAVGGYAVQLAKGAEAHVIATASPRSSAAVESAGADEIIDHTTTGVTAAVAEPVDVVLNLAPIDPAELAALAGLVRPGGVVVNTTVWMPAPTDEERGVRGIDVFVRNDAEQLSRLVALIDRGELRVDVAQRVPLAELPAIHAQAAAGTLAGKVVVLPPTA encoded by the coding sequence ATGAAGGCAGTGCGTTTCCACGAGTACGGCGACCCCGCTGTCCTGCGTTACGAGGACGTGGAGCAGCCGGTCCCCGGAGCCGGTGAGGTCCGGATCCGGGTCGCCGCGACGTCGTTCAACTCCGTCGACGGCAACATTCGCGGGGGCTTCATGCGCGGCCCGATCCCGGTGGTGTTGCCCCACACTCCCGGCCTCGACGTGGCCGGCACGGTCGACGCGTTGGGCGAGGGCGTGGACGGCGTCGAGGTCGGGGACGAAGTCGTCGGCTTCCTGCCGATGGACGGCAACGGCGCCGCCGCGGAGTACGTCCTCGCGCCGGCCGCGGTCCTGACGCCGGCACCCAAGAGCGTCCCGCTGCCCGACGCCGCCGCGCTGCCGGTGGTGGGCCTCACCGCCTGGCAGGCGCTGTTCGACCACGGCAAGCTGCAGGCCGGGCAACGCGTGCTGATCAACGGCGCTGGCGGAGCGGTCGGCGGCTACGCCGTGCAGCTGGCCAAGGGGGCCGAGGCGCACGTGATCGCCACGGCCAGCCCGCGCAGCAGCGCGGCGGTCGAGTCCGCCGGCGCCGATGAGATCATCGACCACACCACCACCGGGGTGACCGCGGCGGTGGCCGAGCCGGTCGACGTGGTGCTCAACCTCGCGCCGATCGACCCGGCCGAGCTCGCCGCGCTGGCCGGCCTGGTCCGCCCGGGCGGTGTCGTGGTGAACACGACGGTGTGGATGCCCGCGCCCACCGACGAGGAGCGCGGCGTGCGCGGGATCGACGTCTTCGTCCGCAACGATGCCGAACAGCTGTCCCGGCTGGTGGCGCTGATCGACCGCGGCGAGCTGCGCGTCGACGTCGCCCAGCGGGTACCGCTGGCCGAGCTGCCGGCCATCCACGCCCAGGCCGCCGCAGGCACGCTGGCCGGCAAGGTCGTCGTCCTCCCGCCCACCGCCTGA
- the hpaE gene encoding 5-carboxymethyl-2-hydroxymuconate semialdehyde dehydrogenase, which yields MTQTQPATRHVPEGLPTHLQHFIDGEPRDSVGGATFDVLDPVSNRTYATAAAGRAEDVDAAVAAARRAFTEGPWPTMAPRARARVLNRIADLVEAQDARLAELETFDTGLPITQALGQAQRAAENFRFFADLIVGQTDDAYKVPGRQLNYVNRKPVGVAGLITPWNTPFMLESWKLAPAIAAGCTVVLKPAEFTPLSASLWAQIFTEAGLPRGVFNLVNGIGEEAGAALVAHPGTRLISFTGETTTGREIFRAAAPHLKGLSMELGGKSPVVIFDDADLDAALDSSVFGVFSLNGERCTAGSRILVQRSVYDEFVERYAERARNVVVGDPHDPRTEVGALVHPEHHERVLRYLEIGKTEGRLVAGGRRPEHLPEGNYVAPTVFADVPPTARIFQEEIFGPVAALTPFDDEAEAVALANDVQYGLAGYVWTRDLTRGHRVAQAIEAGMVWLNSHNVRDLRTPFGGVKASGLGHEGGHRSIDFYTEEQAVHVTLGEVHTPRFGAGPAGRDR from the coding sequence ATGACACAGACGCAGCCCGCCACCCGGCACGTCCCCGAGGGCCTGCCCACGCACCTGCAGCACTTCATCGACGGCGAGCCGCGCGACTCGGTCGGCGGCGCGACGTTCGACGTGCTCGACCCGGTCTCCAACCGCACGTACGCCACCGCGGCCGCGGGGCGGGCGGAGGACGTGGATGCCGCGGTCGCCGCCGCGCGGCGCGCGTTCACCGAGGGCCCGTGGCCGACGATGGCGCCGCGGGCCCGGGCCCGCGTGCTCAACAGGATCGCCGACCTGGTCGAGGCGCAGGACGCCCGGCTCGCCGAGCTGGAGACGTTCGACACCGGGCTGCCGATCACGCAGGCGCTGGGCCAGGCGCAGCGGGCCGCGGAGAACTTCCGGTTCTTCGCGGACCTGATCGTCGGCCAGACCGACGACGCCTACAAGGTGCCGGGCCGGCAGCTCAACTACGTCAACCGCAAGCCGGTCGGCGTCGCGGGGCTGATCACGCCGTGGAACACCCCGTTCATGCTGGAGTCCTGGAAGCTGGCCCCGGCGATCGCGGCGGGCTGCACGGTGGTGCTCAAGCCCGCGGAGTTCACCCCGCTGTCGGCGAGCCTGTGGGCGCAGATCTTCACCGAGGCCGGCCTGCCTCGGGGCGTGTTCAACCTGGTCAACGGCATCGGCGAGGAGGCAGGCGCCGCGCTCGTGGCGCACCCCGGCACCCGGCTGATCTCGTTCACCGGCGAGACGACGACCGGCCGGGAGATCTTCCGCGCGGCCGCCCCGCACCTCAAGGGGCTGTCGATGGAGCTCGGCGGCAAGTCGCCGGTCGTGATCTTCGACGACGCCGATCTCGACGCGGCGCTGGACTCGTCGGTGTTCGGCGTGTTCTCCCTGAACGGGGAGCGGTGCACGGCCGGCTCGCGCATCCTCGTGCAGCGCAGCGTCTACGACGAGTTCGTCGAGCGCTACGCCGAGCGGGCCCGGAACGTCGTCGTCGGCGATCCGCACGACCCGCGGACCGAGGTCGGCGCGCTGGTGCACCCCGAGCACCACGAGCGGGTGCTGCGCTACCTGGAGATCGGGAAGACCGAGGGCCGCCTGGTCGCGGGCGGCAGGCGCCCCGAGCACCTGCCCGAGGGCAACTACGTCGCCCCCACCGTGTTCGCCGACGTCCCGCCGACCGCGCGGATCTTCCAGGAGGAGATCTTCGGCCCCGTCGCGGCGCTCACCCCGTTCGACGACGAGGCCGAGGCGGTGGCTCTGGCCAACGACGTCCAGTACGGGCTCGCGGGCTACGTGTGGACCCGCGACCTGACCCGCGGTCACCGGGTCGCCCAGGCGATCGAGGCCGGGATGGTCTGGCTGAACTCCCACAACGTCCGCGACCTGCGCACCCCGTTCGGCGGGGTGAAGGCGTCGGGGCTCGGCCACGAGGGCGGCCACCGCTCGATCGACTTCTACACGGAGGAGCAGGCCGTGCACGTCACGCTCGGCGAGGTGCACACGCCCCGGTTCGGCGCCGGCCCGGCGGGGAGGGACCGATGA
- a CDS encoding NAD(P)/FAD-dependent oxidoreductase encodes MSENRYDVIVVGARCAGSPTAMCLARAGYRVLVVDRATFPSNTISTHLVHPPGVAALRRWSLLDRVTATGCPPIHTYAFDLGPFTISGAPGTPDTPVAYAPRRTVLDKILVDAAAEAGAEVREGFTVSEVVHSDGCVTGVRGHGRTGATVTEHSRVVVGADGLYSRIAEAVRPEQYHCRPRLQCSYYTYYTGLPTNGRYEVHLRPDHGRGFGVIPTNDDMTLVIGGWPIAEFEANRTDIEGNFLRIFNLVPAFAERIRAARREARFVGTAVPNFFRKPYGPGWALVGDAGYNKDFITAQGITDAFRDAELCATALHEALSGERPFDDAMARYHSTRDQHVLPMYEFTTQLASLEPPPPELAQVLEAVHGNPDAMDAFAQVNAGVMSPAEFFSDGNVAEHLRRRLRETTG; translated from the coding sequence ATGAGCGAGAACCGATACGACGTCATCGTGGTGGGCGCCCGGTGCGCGGGTTCCCCGACCGCGATGTGCCTGGCCAGGGCGGGGTACCGGGTCCTGGTCGTGGATCGGGCGACGTTCCCCAGCAACACCATCTCGACGCACCTCGTCCACCCACCAGGCGTGGCGGCGCTGCGGCGATGGAGCCTGCTCGACCGGGTGACCGCGACCGGGTGCCCACCGATCCACACCTATGCATTCGACCTCGGGCCGTTCACGATCTCCGGAGCCCCCGGGACGCCCGACACGCCGGTCGCCTACGCCCCACGGCGAACGGTGCTGGACAAGATCCTCGTGGACGCCGCGGCCGAGGCCGGAGCCGAGGTGCGGGAGGGCTTCACCGTCTCCGAGGTCGTCCACTCCGACGGTTGTGTGACCGGCGTCCGCGGGCACGGCCGCACCGGTGCGACCGTCACCGAGCATTCCCGGGTCGTCGTCGGCGCCGACGGCCTGTACTCCCGTATCGCCGAGGCCGTCCGGCCCGAGCAGTACCACTGCCGGCCCCGCCTGCAGTGCAGCTACTACACCTACTACACCGGGCTGCCGACGAACGGTCGGTACGAGGTCCACCTCCGACCCGACCACGGGCGCGGGTTCGGGGTGATTCCCACCAACGACGACATGACGCTCGTCATCGGCGGCTGGCCGATCGCGGAGTTCGAGGCCAACAGGACCGACATCGAAGGCAACTTCTTGCGGATCTTCAACCTGGTGCCGGCCTTCGCCGAGCGGATCCGGGCTGCCCGCCGCGAGGCCCGTTTCGTCGGGACGGCCGTGCCGAACTTCTTCCGCAAGCCCTACGGCCCGGGGTGGGCGCTGGTCGGCGACGCCGGCTACAACAAGGACTTCATCACCGCTCAGGGGATCACCGACGCCTTCCGCGACGCCGAGCTGTGCGCCACAGCACTGCACGAGGCGTTGTCCGGGGAGCGTCCTTTCGATGACGCGATGGCCCGCTACCACTCCACCCGGGACCAGCACGTCCTGCCGATGTACGAGTTCACCACCCAGCTCGCATCGCTCGAGCCGCCACCGCCCGAGCTGGCGCAGGTCCTCGAGGCCGTGCACGGCAACCCCGACGCGATGGACGCCTTCGCACAGGTCAACGCAGGGGTGATGTCCCCGGCCGAGTTCTTCTCCGACGGGAACGTCGCCGAACACCTACGGCGCCGCCTCCGGGAGACGACGGGGTAG
- a CDS encoding GntR family transcriptional regulator: MPGKRDRGTTTKAEEAFTVIRRQIERGQLPGGAKLTLQSLSDEMQMSLTPIREALRMLQAHGLVEYRPHHGHVVTRYSIPRAEEIYLLRETLEPLATRLAAQRASERELEEIRGLHEEFRAAAEKEDGGQGVIVDLNALWHRAVYEAAHSGFLDDFIDRLWTGVPYQAIWFIHRRHRSVLDHSAVTEALLAREADAAGSAMLNHIERGKKATIEHLRAIGAPET, encoded by the coding sequence ATGCCGGGCAAGCGGGATCGCGGGACGACGACCAAGGCCGAAGAGGCCTTCACCGTGATCCGGCGGCAGATCGAACGCGGGCAGCTCCCCGGCGGCGCGAAGCTGACCCTGCAGAGCCTCTCGGACGAGATGCAGATGAGCCTGACGCCCATCCGCGAAGCGCTGCGGATGCTCCAGGCGCACGGTCTCGTCGAGTACCGCCCCCACCACGGACACGTCGTCACCCGTTACTCGATCCCCCGCGCCGAGGAGATCTACCTGCTCCGCGAGACGCTCGAGCCGCTGGCGACCCGCCTCGCGGCGCAGCGGGCGTCCGAGCGGGAGCTCGAGGAGATCCGCGGGCTGCACGAGGAGTTCCGCGCCGCCGCCGAGAAGGAGGACGGCGGGCAGGGGGTGATCGTCGACCTCAACGCGCTGTGGCACCGGGCCGTGTACGAGGCCGCCCACTCCGGGTTCCTCGACGACTTCATCGACCGGCTCTGGACGGGCGTGCCGTACCAGGCGATCTGGTTCATCCACCGCCGCCACCGCTCGGTGCTCGACCACTCGGCGGTCACCGAGGCGCTGCTCGCGCGCGAGGCCGACGCAGCGGGATCGGCGATGCTCAACCACATCGAGCGGGGCAAGAAGGCCACGATCGAGCACCTGCGGGCCATCGGTGCTCCCGAGACCTGA